Proteins encoded within one genomic window of Haladaptatus sp. QDMS2:
- a CDS encoding NAD(P)-dependent oxidoreductase → MNVLVTGGCGYIGSALIPLLQQHDDIEEIVILDNYSLGSPRNLMGARLDESIDFRRGDVREYGDVESAMRDVETVIHLAAITGADSTHDRRAETFDVNLEGTKNVLTAARKLAVENVVFASSCNNYGRATSMDLDEETKTDPLNPYAESKQAAEELLKRTIEQSDLQGTALRMSTNYGYAPGVRFNLVVNHFVFRALTRRPLTVYGDGSNWRPFIHVKDAARAYLHAALNPDDWDQFVYNVGSNDQNFRIAEVAEVVSEEVGEVDITYLEDKHPGPSYHVNFDRLAGTGFETEWTLREGVRELADKFRQS, encoded by the coding sequence ATGAACGTGCTCGTCACGGGCGGTTGTGGCTACATCGGCAGCGCCCTCATCCCGCTGTTACAGCAACACGACGACATCGAGGAAATCGTCATCCTCGACAACTACTCGCTCGGGTCGCCTCGCAACCTCATGGGCGCACGGCTAGACGAGTCCATCGACTTCCGGCGTGGCGACGTCCGCGAATACGGCGACGTCGAGAGCGCCATGCGCGACGTGGAGACGGTGATTCACCTCGCCGCCATCACGGGCGCAGACAGCACCCACGACCGCCGCGCGGAGACCTTCGACGTGAACTTAGAGGGGACGAAGAACGTCCTCACTGCGGCGCGCAAACTCGCCGTCGAGAACGTCGTGTTCGCCTCCTCGTGTAACAACTACGGACGGGCGACGAGCATGGACTTAGACGAGGAGACGAAGACCGACCCGCTCAATCCCTACGCCGAGTCCAAACAGGCCGCAGAGGAACTGCTGAAGCGAACCATCGAGCAGTCAGACCTTCAGGGCACGGCCCTCCGGATGAGCACGAACTACGGCTACGCGCCCGGCGTCCGATTCAACCTCGTCGTGAATCACTTCGTCTTCCGCGCGCTCACGCGCCGACCGCTCACCGTCTACGGCGACGGCAGCAACTGGCGGCCGTTCATTCACGTCAAAGACGCCGCCCGCGCCTACCTCCACGCCGCGCTCAACCCCGACGACTGGGACCAGTTCGTCTACAACGTCGGGTCGAACGACCAGAACTTCCGCATCGCGGAGGTTGCAGAGGTCGTGAGCGAGGAGGTCGGCGAAGTGGACATCACCTATCTCGAGGACAAACACCCCGGCCCGTCGTACCACGTCAACTTCGACCGGCTCGCGGGCACGGGATTCGAGACCGAGTGGACGCTCCGCGAGGGCGTCCGCGAACTCGCAGACAAATTCAGACAATCATGA
- the glmS gene encoding glutamine--fructose-6-phosphate transaminase (isomerizing), with the protein MCGIIGCVGREGETLDVLMNGLSKLEYRGYDSAGVALVSDDISVVKRQGELVNLENALQGTDLGGMIGIGHTRWSTHGPPNDRNAHPHQDCTGDVAVIHNGIIENYQPLRDELVEQGHEFNSDTDTEVVAHLIERNLDAGMAQKEAFYDAIKTIEGSYAILAVFAGHDTIYAARQDSPLVLGIAEDATYFGSDVPAFRDHTDKVVYLEDGEIAVINEREWYVTDHSGTRHEKEIHTVEWNAEETGKSGYDHFMIKEIHEQPRALRQCLRGRMNELTGEITIEELGELQPTGVQFVACGTSYHAAMYGAELFREAGIPAQAFLASEFTTSPPPTGTDLVIGVTQSGETADTLSALREAKRRGATTLGVTNVIGSTVSRECDHVFYIRAGPEIGVAASKTFASQLAALTLLVMATAPMKSTEKRDVIAALRDLPSAVQAILDEAPLTEDIAAEYLDADAYFFIGRGLNYPVALEGALKMKEITYKHAEGFAAGELKHGPLALVSSQTPVIAVVTGDDEIARKTIGNVKEVEARDAPVIAVTDGQSDVERYADHVIRIPESHARTAPILANVPLQLLAYYTAAQLGRSIDKPRNLAKSVTVE; encoded by the coding sequence ATGTGTGGAATTATCGGCTGCGTTGGCCGTGAGGGGGAAACGTTAGACGTACTGATGAACGGGCTCTCGAAGCTCGAATACCGTGGCTACGACTCGGCAGGTGTCGCGCTCGTGAGCGACGACATCTCCGTCGTCAAGCGCCAGGGCGAACTCGTCAACTTAGAGAACGCCCTACAGGGGACGGACTTGGGCGGGATGATTGGCATCGGCCACACCCGCTGGTCGACCCACGGGCCGCCAAACGACCGCAACGCCCACCCACACCAGGACTGCACGGGCGACGTCGCGGTGATTCATAACGGCATCATCGAGAACTACCAGCCACTGCGCGACGAACTCGTCGAACAGGGCCACGAGTTCAACAGTGACACCGACACGGAAGTCGTCGCTCACCTCATCGAGCGCAACCTGGACGCCGGCATGGCACAGAAGGAGGCGTTCTACGACGCCATCAAGACCATCGAGGGGAGCTACGCAATCCTCGCCGTGTTCGCCGGCCACGACACCATCTACGCCGCGCGCCAGGACTCGCCGCTCGTCCTCGGCATTGCAGAGGACGCGACGTACTTCGGCAGCGACGTGCCCGCGTTCCGCGACCACACGGACAAGGTGGTCTACTTAGAAGACGGTGAAATCGCCGTCATCAACGAACGCGAATGGTACGTCACCGACCACTCGGGGACGCGCCACGAGAAGGAGATTCACACCGTCGAGTGGAACGCAGAGGAGACGGGCAAGAGTGGCTACGACCACTTCATGATAAAGGAGATTCACGAACAGCCCCGCGCCCTGCGCCAGTGTCTCCGCGGCCGGATGAACGAACTCACCGGCGAGATTACCATCGAGGAACTCGGCGAGTTACAGCCCACGGGCGTCCAGTTCGTCGCCTGTGGGACCTCGTATCACGCGGCGATGTACGGCGCGGAACTGTTCCGCGAAGCCGGTATCCCGGCCCAGGCGTTCCTCGCGAGCGAGTTCACCACGTCGCCGCCGCCGACGGGCACCGACCTCGTCATCGGCGTGACGCAGAGTGGTGAGACGGCCGACACGCTCTCTGCGCTGCGCGAGGCGAAACGCCGCGGCGCGACCACGCTCGGGGTTACGAACGTCATCGGGAGCACGGTCTCGCGTGAGTGCGACCACGTCTTCTACATCCGCGCCGGCCCCGAAATCGGGGTCGCCGCCTCGAAGACGTTCGCCTCGCAACTGGCCGCGCTGACGCTGCTGGTCATGGCAACCGCGCCGATGAAATCGACCGAGAAGCGCGACGTCATCGCCGCGCTACGCGACCTGCCAAGCGCCGTCCAGGCAATCCTCGACGAAGCGCCGCTCACCGAGGACATCGCAGCGGAGTACCTCGATGCGGATGCGTACTTCTTCATCGGGCGGGGGCTCAACTACCCCGTCGCGCTCGAAGGCGCGCTCAAGATGAAGGAAATCACGTACAAGCACGCGGAGGGCTTCGCGGCGGGCGAACTCAAACACGGCCCGCTCGCGCTCGTCTCCAGCCAGACGCCGGTCATCGCCGTCGTCACCGGCGACGACGAGATCGCGCGAAAGACCATCGGCAACGTCAAAGAGGTCGAGGCGCGCGACGCACCCGTCATCGCGGTTACCGACGGCCAGTCTGACGTCGAACGCTACGCAGACCACGTCATCCGCATCCCAGAGAGTCACGCGCGCACCGCGCCGATTCTCGCGAACGTCCCACTACAGTTGCTCGCCTACTACACGGCCGCCCAACTCGGGCGCTCTATCGACAAGCCGCGCAACTTAGCGAAGAGTGTGACCGTCGAATAG
- a CDS encoding undecaprenyl-diphosphate phosphatase, translating to MDSWLLALVVGILQGIFEWLPISSEGNITLFLTAFQGVSPHVAVQFSLFLHAGTAFSALAYYRGEVVAVLASLPQWRPGDAFDSETADLSFLVLATLASGVVGLVAYAGLMDLASALTGSAFVALIGVLLVVTGLVLRGADRLSLGDREQPSLLDAVLVGSLQGLAILPGVSRSGTTASALLLRGHDGPSALRLSFLLSIPAAFAAGALTVLTEGVPAIDPGPALFALAVAAVVGYLTIDALMRLVHRVAFWAVCVGLGGLAIIGGIFTLA from the coding sequence ATGGATTCCTGGCTCCTCGCGCTCGTCGTCGGCATCCTCCAGGGTATCTTCGAGTGGTTGCCCATCTCGAGTGAGGGGAACATCACCCTCTTTCTCACGGCGTTTCAGGGCGTCTCCCCGCACGTCGCCGTCCAGTTCTCGCTGTTCTTACACGCGGGTACGGCCTTCTCCGCACTCGCCTACTATCGCGGTGAAGTCGTCGCTGTGCTCGCCTCGCTTCCGCAGTGGCGACCTGGCGACGCTTTCGACAGCGAGACCGCAGACCTCTCCTTTCTCGTCCTCGCGACGCTCGCCTCCGGCGTCGTCGGCCTCGTCGCTTACGCAGGCCTCATGGACCTCGCGTCTGCGCTCACGGGGAGTGCGTTCGTCGCGCTCATCGGCGTCCTGCTCGTGGTGACGGGCCTCGTCCTGCGCGGGGCAGACCGCCTCTCGCTCGGCGACCGCGAACAACCGTCTCTGCTGGACGCCGTGCTCGTCGGCAGCCTCCAGGGCCTCGCCATCCTGCCCGGTGTCTCGCGCTCTGGTACCACCGCGAGCGCACTCCTCCTGCGGGGCCACGACGGTCCCTCCGCGCTCAGACTCTCGTTTCTGCTCTCCATCCCGGCCGCGTTCGCCGCCGGGGCGCTCACGGTGCTCACGGAGGGCGTTCCCGCCATCGACCCGGGACCGGCGCTGTTCGCCCTCGCCGTCGCCGCCGTCGTCGGTTATCTGACCATCGACGCGCTGATGCGACTGGTCCACCGGGTAGCGTTCTGGGCGGTTTGTGTCGGCCTCGGCGGACTCGCAATAATTGGCGGAATTTTTACACTGGCGTGA
- a CDS encoding mechanosensitive ion channel family protein: protein MPTVTEYWMLLREVLLTVPPWQGVLLTVALSLVVAKLVELGGKVAIPRLTRSIEGEVDDVIVRTIHAPLYVTVVLVGAYIATIPLGFGPETDAPLLAGTLSVITVLWAFTLTRLGRKVSKEVTAGREFDQTVVPIFQNVWTFLILGATIFLLLTVWAIDITPFLASAGIIGIVVGLAARDTIANFFGGIALYFDGTYAVGDYIVLESGERGRVEDISIRSTVIRTRDDMLVTVPNAVLNSARIVNESTPERERRIRLPVGVAYGSDVDQVEAVLLAEAKAEQLVLADPHPRVRFRNFGDSALDFELLCWIGDPVLRGRATHEMNKRIYNAFAREGIEIPFPQRVVTVADDANQPAFVTPDSVVGDGGE, encoded by the coding sequence ATGCCAACGGTGACGGAATATTGGATGTTGCTGCGTGAGGTGCTCCTCACGGTGCCACCGTGGCAAGGTGTCCTCCTCACCGTCGCCCTCTCGCTCGTCGTCGCGAAACTCGTCGAGCTCGGTGGGAAAGTCGCCATTCCACGACTCACCCGGAGCATCGAGGGCGAAGTCGACGACGTAATCGTTCGGACGATTCACGCCCCCCTCTACGTCACCGTGGTTCTCGTCGGGGCGTACATCGCGACGATTCCACTCGGGTTCGGCCCCGAAACCGACGCCCCACTGCTCGCGGGCACGCTCTCGGTGATTACGGTCCTCTGGGCGTTCACGCTCACCCGTCTCGGGCGCAAGGTTTCGAAGGAGGTCACCGCGGGCAGGGAGTTCGACCAGACCGTCGTCCCCATCTTCCAGAACGTCTGGACCTTCCTCATCCTCGGGGCGACCATCTTCCTCCTGCTCACCGTCTGGGCCATCGACATCACGCCGTTTCTCGCCTCCGCTGGTATCATCGGCATCGTCGTGGGTCTCGCCGCCCGCGACACCATCGCGAACTTCTTCGGCGGCATCGCGCTCTACTTCGACGGCACGTACGCCGTCGGCGACTACATCGTCCTCGAATCGGGCGAACGCGGGCGCGTCGAGGACATCTCGATTCGGAGTACCGTCATCCGCACGCGCGACGACATGCTCGTCACCGTCCCGAACGCCGTGTTGAATTCGGCGCGCATCGTGAACGAATCGACGCCCGAGCGCGAACGCCGGATTCGTCTGCCCGTGGGGGTAGCCTACGGTTCCGACGTAGACCAGGTCGAGGCGGTGTTGCTGGCGGAGGCGAAAGCCGAACAACTCGTCCTCGCAGACCCCCACCCGCGAGTGCGGTTTCGCAATTTCGGAGACTCGGCGCTCGACTTCGAGTTGCTCTGCTGGATTGGCGACCCCGTCCTCCGGGGACGAGCGACCCACGAGATGAACAAGCGCATCTACAACGCCTTCGCGCGTGAGGGCATCGAAATCCCGTTCCCACAGCGCGTGGTCACCGTGGCCGACGACGCAAACCAGCCAGCATTCGTCACCCCCGACAGCGTCGTCGGTGACGGCGGCGAATGA
- a CDS encoding NAD-dependent epimerase/dehydratase family protein — MSILITGGDGYLGWPTALRIADRTDERVILVDNFARRGWVEEVGATSAVPIMGIDQRLAAAEESLGISNLSFVEGDLTEKSFVDQLLSVHEPRVVVHTAAQPSAPYSQINGERANYTQHNNMQATRNLVWGLKENDLTDTHFIETTTTGVYGAPKFPIPEGFATMENEGERDEVPFPAMAGSWYHLTKAHDAANLRLANKQFGIPVSDVRTAIVYGTETDETREDGRLKTRFDFDYYFGVVAHRFAAQAVAGYPLTVYGKGEQRKPFISLEDAVEGLAQLALTDVDERPDDLSVYNQVTRAISIVEMANTISDVAQDFGHDAAVEHFENPRDEDETHQMEIQNANYMALIGEQAQDFESGTRDIFTSLTRYEDTVKAYQDRFLPSVLED, encoded by the coding sequence ATGTCCATTCTCATCACTGGTGGCGACGGCTATCTTGGCTGGCCAACTGCACTCCGCATCGCAGACCGCACCGACGAACGCGTCATTCTCGTCGACAACTTCGCCCGGCGCGGCTGGGTCGAAGAGGTTGGCGCGACGAGCGCCGTGCCCATCATGGGTATCGACCAGCGCCTCGCTGCGGCAGAAGAATCGCTCGGCATCTCGAACCTCTCGTTCGTCGAGGGCGACCTCACGGAGAAGTCGTTCGTCGACCAGCTCCTGTCGGTCCACGAACCGCGCGTCGTCGTCCACACGGCGGCCCAGCCCTCCGCGCCGTATTCGCAAATCAACGGCGAGCGGGCGAACTATACCCAGCACAACAACATGCAGGCGACCCGGAACCTCGTCTGGGGCCTGAAAGAGAACGACCTCACGGACACCCACTTCATCGAGACGACGACGACGGGCGTCTACGGCGCACCGAAGTTCCCCATCCCCGAAGGGTTCGCGACGATGGAGAACGAAGGCGAGCGTGACGAGGTTCCATTCCCGGCGATGGCGGGCAGTTGGTACCACCTCACCAAGGCCCACGACGCGGCCAACCTGCGCCTCGCGAACAAGCAGTTCGGCATCCCCGTCTCTGACGTGCGCACGGCCATCGTTTACGGGACCGAAACCGACGAAACCCGCGAAGACGGCCGTCTCAAGACGCGCTTTGACTTCGATTACTACTTCGGCGTCGTCGCCCACCGCTTCGCCGCCCAGGCAGTTGCCGGCTACCCGCTCACGGTCTATGGCAAGGGCGAACAGCGAAAGCCGTTCATCAGCTTAGAGGACGCCGTCGAAGGTCTCGCACAGCTCGCGCTCACCGACGTCGACGAGCGCCCCGACGACCTTTCCGTCTACAACCAGGTCACGCGCGCAATCAGCATCGTCGAGATGGCAAACACCATCTCCGACGTCGCCCAGGACTTCGGCCACGACGCCGCAGTCGAGCACTTCGAGAACCCGCGCGACGAAGACGAGACCCACCAGATGGAGATTCAGAACGCGAACTACATGGCCCTCATCGGCGAGCAGGCCCAGGACTTCGAGAGCGGCACGCGCGACATCTTCACTTCGCTCACCCGCTACGAGGACACGGTCAAAGCCTACCAAGACCGCTTCCTCCCGAGCGTCTTAGAGGACTGA
- the glmU gene encoding bifunctional sugar-1-phosphate nucleotidylyltransferase/acetyltransferase, which produces MGVRTAVVLAAGEGTRLHPLTRNRPKPMLPAANRPVLAYVFDALIDAGIEQIHVVVGYKRDRVQEYFGHSYRNVPLSYHVQEKQLGSGHALLQVQEAVTESMIVVNGDRAIEPGIVKDVMDAYEQYGTATLAVLERDHPNRYGTVVLDGGRIQQLVEKPDVAMSRLINAGVYAFDASIFDAIDQTPREDGELALTATISRLIDEGTVVRGVRTEGMWVDATFPWDLLHMNRELLSRGRVEEPNRNGEVWIAESALVHEDATLVGPVVIGPDCVIGPGSVIGPNVALGRNVTIGANATIEQSVIDADTRVGPGSILIDTVTGQDVHLGASTIVPGGPADVRINAQIYQDEDLGAVFADRVRAEGAVSVAPGTLVGPKAHLHTGVRISGYIVEGAEVMR; this is translated from the coding sequence ATGGGTGTTAGGACAGCCGTCGTGCTGGCGGCAGGGGAGGGGACGCGATTACATCCGTTGACGCGAAACCGTCCCAAGCCAATGCTTCCGGCGGCGAACCGTCCGGTGTTAGCCTACGTCTTTGACGCGCTCATTGACGCAGGAATCGAACAGATTCACGTGGTCGTCGGCTACAAACGCGACCGCGTCCAGGAGTACTTCGGTCACTCCTACCGGAACGTGCCACTATCGTACCACGTTCAGGAGAAACAACTCGGTAGTGGCCACGCCCTCCTTCAAGTTCAAGAGGCGGTCACGGAGTCGATGATCGTCGTAAACGGCGACCGGGCAATCGAACCCGGCATCGTCAAAGACGTCATGGACGCCTACGAGCAGTACGGCACGGCGACGCTCGCCGTCCTCGAACGCGACCACCCGAACCGCTACGGGACGGTCGTCTTAGACGGTGGACGCATTCAGCAACTCGTCGAGAAACCGGATGTGGCCATGTCTCGGCTCATCAACGCCGGCGTGTACGCGTTTGACGCCTCGATTTTCGACGCTATCGACCAGACGCCTCGCGAAGACGGCGAACTCGCGCTCACCGCGACCATCTCCCGCCTCATCGACGAGGGGACGGTGGTTCGCGGCGTGCGCACCGAGGGCATGTGGGTCGACGCGACGTTCCCGTGGGACTTACTCCACATGAACCGCGAACTCCTCTCGCGTGGACGCGTCGAGGAACCCAACCGCAACGGTGAGGTCTGGATCGCAGAGAGCGCGCTCGTCCACGAGGACGCGACGCTCGTCGGGCCCGTCGTCATCGGGCCGGACTGCGTCATCGGGCCGGGGTCGGTCATCGGGCCGAACGTCGCGCTCGGGCGCAACGTCACGATTGGCGCGAACGCGACCATCGAACAGTCGGTCATCGACGCGGACACCCGGGTCGGTCCGGGGAGCATCCTCATCGATACCGTAACTGGACAGGACGTCCACCTCGGGGCGAGCACGATCGTCCCCGGTGGGCCGGCAGACGTGCGCATCAACGCACAGATCTACCAGGACGAAGATCTCGGTGCGGTGTTCGCAGACCGCGTCCGGGCAGAGGGAGCGGTGAGCGTCGCGCCCGGGACGCTCGTCGGCCCGAAAGCCCACCTCCACACGGGGGTGCGGATTTCTGGCTACATCGTCGAAGGGGCAGAGGTGATGAGATAA
- a CDS encoding DUF3303 family protein: MQFIATLTHSPDHCWAREDRADDARDWISTMHTRAEEQGIHLHGAYVATNEHTFYFVIEADDFGAVSAFLGPPLLTDHTAHVTPVGNLEDIARIFIEME, encoded by the coding sequence ATGCAATTCATTGCAACACTCACACACAGCCCAGACCATTGCTGGGCACGCGAAGACCGGGCCGACGACGCCCGCGACTGGATTTCGACGATGCACACCCGCGCAGAGGAACAGGGCATCCACCTCCACGGCGCGTACGTCGCGACCAACGAACACACCTTCTACTTCGTCATTGAGGCAGACGACTTTGGGGCCGTTTCTGCGTTTCTCGGACCACCATTGCTGACCGACCACACGGCGCACGTTACGCCCGTCGGGAATCTCGAAGACATCGCCCGTATCTTCATCGAGATGGAGTGA
- a CDS encoding NAD(P)-dependent oxidoreductase, translating to MSTESPRVAITGAAGYIGSRVVSKLQEEHPDWDIVALDNFYLGQVREVGDVRVSHLDIRHRDRLEEKLEGADVVIHLAAVSGVKDCDQNSDLAFEVNVHGTNNVAWFCKKTGAALVFPFSMAVLGDPQAFPITVDQPRAPLNWYGRTKLLGERAIETLAEGAFPAHLFMISNVYGEHDIAGTTISKNTVINFFVNRALAGEDLTVYKPGTQARNYVHVKDVANAYLRSAERLVELRERGETGTEKFEIASDEDPSVLDVAELVQAEAAELLGTDLDIKLLDNPRSETLVESFTVDTTQAHDVLGWEVQHSTEESVRDLLSEAAH from the coding sequence ATGAGTACGGAATCGCCGCGCGTCGCCATCACCGGTGCCGCGGGCTATATCGGCAGTCGCGTCGTCTCCAAACTACAGGAAGAACACCCAGACTGGGACATCGTCGCACTCGACAACTTCTACCTCGGGCAGGTTCGGGAAGTTGGCGACGTGCGCGTCTCCCACCTCGACATCAGGCATCGCGACCGGCTCGAGGAGAAACTCGAGGGCGCAGACGTGGTCATCCACCTCGCCGCGGTTTCGGGGGTCAAAGACTGCGACCAGAATTCGGATTTAGCCTTCGAAGTAAACGTCCACGGCACGAACAACGTCGCGTGGTTCTGCAAGAAAACGGGCGCGGCGCTCGTCTTCCCGTTCAGCATGGCCGTCCTCGGCGACCCGCAGGCGTTCCCCATCACGGTCGACCAGCCACGCGCCCCGCTCAACTGGTACGGGCGGACGAAACTCCTCGGCGAACGCGCTATCGAGACGCTCGCTGAGGGGGCGTTCCCCGCCCATCTGTTCATGATCTCGAACGTCTACGGCGAACACGACATCGCGGGGACGACCATCTCGAAGAACACGGTCATCAACTTCTTCGTCAATCGCGCGCTCGCCGGCGAGGACCTGACGGTGTACAAGCCGGGGACGCAGGCGCGAAACTACGTCCACGTAAAGGACGTGGCGAACGCCTACCTCCGCAGCGCAGAGCGGCTGGTCGAACTGCGCGAGCGCGGCGAGACGGGCACAGAGAAGTTCGAAATCGCGAGCGACGAGGACCCGAGCGTCCTCGACGTCGCCGAACTGGTCCAAGCGGAGGCCGCCGAGCTGCTCGGGACAGACCTCGACATCAAACTGCTCGACAATCCACGCAGCGAGACGCTCGTCGAATCGTTCACCGTGGATACCACCCAGGCCCACGACGTGCTCGGCTGGGAAGTCCAGCACTCGACCGAAGAGAGCGTGCGCGACTTGTTGTCGGAAGCCGCACACTGA